One Belonocnema kinseyi isolate 2016_QV_RU_SX_M_011 chromosome 6, B_treatae_v1, whole genome shotgun sequence genomic region harbors:
- the LOC117175685 gene encoding transcriptional activator protein Pur-beta isoform X4: protein MSDRESLDDQSQKYGNPGGMDAGGADFDSGQQGQQAEQELATKMLQIQSKRFYLDVKQNKRGRFIKVAEIGADGRRSQIFLALSTASEFRDHLSTFSDYYASLGPPNPDNVPDDGKLKSEMMVKDNRRYYLDLKENSRGRFLRVSSAVSQTITRGGPRTQIAIPAQGMIEFRDALTDLLEEFGTDDGGFKGDLPEGRYMRVDNKNFYFDIGQNNRGIYMRISEVKTNFRTAITVPEKSWARFRDIFADYCDKMKESGVGVGAGGASSVLSDGKGSVVAQVARSKNVNAKINLIRSMQSDRLKRRKPLPRKSNSSNSVAASSKKSPECAPPTSVPSQSHLSP, encoded by the exons GTCAGCAAGGTCAGCAGGCCGAGCAGGAGTTGGCGACGAAAATGTTGCAAATTCAAAGCAAAAGGTTCTACCTTGACGTGAAACAAAACAAGCGTGGGAGGTTTATCAAAGTAGCCGAG atcGGAGCAGACGGTAGGAGAAGCCAAATCTTCCTAGCACTTAGTACAGCTTCCGAGTTTCGGGATCACTTATCAACATTTAGTGACTATTACGCATCTCTAG GTCCACCAAATCCGGATAATGTACCGGATGATGGAAAACTCAAGTCGGAAATGATGGTTAAGGACAACAGACGGTATTACCTAGACCTTAAAGAGAATTCTCGCGGCCGTTTCCTGCGGGTGAGTTCCGCT gtaTCGCAGACGATAACGCGAGGTGGGCCCAGAACTCAGATTGCAATACCAGCCCAAGGAATGATAGAGTTTCGCGATGCCTTGACGGATCTTCTCGAGGAATTCGGAACAGACGATGGCGGTTTCAAGGGAGATTTACCTGAGGGACGTTACATGCGCGTcgacaataaaaatttctatttcgatATCGGACAGAATAACCGAGGCATTTATATGAGAATATCTGAG gTGAAGACAAACTTCAGGACTGCCATAACGGTACCCGAGAAGTCGTGGGCACGATTCCGCGACATTTTCGCCGACTACTGTGACAAGATGAAAGAAAGTGGCGTCGGTGTTGGCGCCGGCGGTGCAAGCAGCGTTCTTTCCGATGGAAAAGGTTCGGTGGTGGCTCAG gTTGCTCGGTCGAAGAATGTGAatgcaaaaatcaatttaatcagaTCGATGCAATCAGATCGGCTAAAGAGACGTAAACCACTTCCAAGAAAATCAAATTCCTCCAATTCCGTTGCCGCCTCCTCAAAAAAGTCTCCTGAATGTGCacctccaacttccgttccaagCCAATCCCACCTGTCTCCATGA